A part of Aegilops tauschii subsp. strangulata cultivar AL8/78 chromosome 2, Aet v6.0, whole genome shotgun sequence genomic DNA contains:
- the LOC109740197 gene encoding glutamate receptor 3.5, whose translation MGSALLRVLCLCSLVALARPARPANVSIGALFTFDSVIGRSARAAIDLAVADVNRDARVLRGTHLSLVAQDTKCSGFVGTIQALQLMEKKVVAVVGPQSSGIAHVVSHVVNELHVPLLSFAATDPALASAQYPYFVRAARGDDSSQMAAVADIVTYYGWREVTVIYVDNDYGRGGVDALGDALEAKRAKVSFKAPFPPDADQAAIADLLVRVTMMESRVCVVHVNPDSGLAVFAAARSLGMMASGYVWIATDWLAAALDSTRPPNPRAMSLVQGVVTLRQYTPDSGAKRSLTSRFATAQLNRTATLNAFGLAAYDAVWMAARAIDEFLEDGGNVTFSADPRLQQEVNGTSTLRLDTLRVFDQGEQLLHKVMLANFTGVTGGVRFSADGRSLADPAYEVLNVGGTGVRRVGYWSNHSHLSVAAPTPLRIKTNSSQQQEQRLYSVIWPGETTSPPRGWVFPNNGRPLRIGVPYRTTQKQFVSKDSGPDGASGYCIDVFKAAVALLPYPVPVSFILFGDGVKNPDYSDLVNKVANNVFDAAVGDVSIVTNRTRVVDFTQPYVESGLVIVSPVKEKSSNAWAFLKPFTLGMWAVTGAFFLFVGAVVWILEHRFNPEFRGSPREQLVTIFWFSFSTMFFAHRENTVSSLGRFVLIIWLFVVLIINSSYTASLTSILTVQQLSTGIQGLDGLLASADPIGYQVGSFAKSYMMQELNVPESRLKELAIDDYATSLQLGPRNGGVAAIVDELPYVDLFLSTNCQFKTVGQEFTKSGWGFAFQRDSPLAVDLSTAILTLSENGDLQRIHDKWLNPGQCDSSQGGDVAADRLNLSSFWGLFLISGVACFIALVIFFTRILCQYGKYNQGDGEGGTPPEEFPVRRPERLRSIRDLITFVDMKEEEAKRAIKRKSSDDRRDRSIASSAGASSFSASTV comes from the exons ATGGGCTCGGCTCTGCTCCGCGTCCTCTGCCTCTGCAGCCTTGTGGCGCTCGCCCGCCCGGCCAGGCCGGCCAACGTCTCCATAGGCGCCCTCTTCACCTTCGACTCCGTCATCGGGAGGTCCGCCAGGGCTGCCatcgacctcgccgtcgccgaCGTCAACCGCGACGCCAGAGTCCTCAGGGGGACGCACCTCAGCCTCGTCGCACAGGACACCAAGTGCAGCGGCTTCGTCGGCACCATCCAAG CGCTGCAGCTAATGGAGAAgaaggtggtggcggtggtgggaCCGCAGTCGTCGGGGATCGCCCACGTGGTGTCGCACGTAGTCAACGAGCTCCACGTCCCGCTGCTCTCCTTCGCCGCCACCGATCCGGCGCTCGCCTCCGCGCAGTACCCCTACTTCGTCCGCGCAGCCCGCGGCGACGACTCCTCCCAGATGGCCGCCGTCGCCGACATCGTCACCTACTATGGCTGGAGGGAGGTCACCGTCATCTACGTCGACAACGACTACGGCCGCGGCGGCGTCGACGCCCTCGGTGACGCGCTCGAGGCCAAGCGCGCCAAGGTCTCCTTCAAGGCGCCCTTCCCTCCGGACGCCGACCAAGCCGCCATCGCCGACCTGCTCGTGCGGGTCACCATGATGGAGTCCCGCGTCTGCGTCGTCCACGTCAACCCGGACTCCGGGCTCGCCGTCTTCGCCGCCGCGCGGTCGCTCGGCATGATGGCCTCCGGCTACGTCTGGATCGCTACCGACTGGCTCGCCGCCGCCCTGGACTCAACGCGGCCGCCCAATCCCAGGGCGATGAGCCTCGTACAGGGCGTGGTCACGCTCCGCCAGTACACCCCGGACTCCGGCGCCAAGAGGTCGCTCACCTCCAGATTCGCCACAGCCCAGCTGAACCGGACCGCCACCCTGAACGCGTTCGGGCTCGCCGCGTACGACGCCGTGTGGATGGCGGCCCGCGCCATCGACGAGTTCCTGGAAGACGGCGGGAACGTCACCTTCTCGGCCGACCCGAGGTTGCAGCAGGAGGTGAACGGGACCAGCACGCTGCGGCTGGACACGCTCAGAGTGTTCGACCAGGGGGAGCAGCTGCTGCACAAGGTGATGCTCGCCAACTTCACCGGCGTCACCGGCGGCGTGCGGTTCTCAGCGGACGGCAGGAGCCTGGCCGACCCCGCCTACGAGGTCCTCAACGTCGGCGGCACGGGCGTCCGGCGGGTCGGCTACTGGTCAAACCACTCGCATCTGTCCGTCGCCGCGCCCACTCCACTCCGAATCAAAACTAACAGCAGCCAGCAGCAGGAGCAGCGGCTGTACAGCGTGATCTGGCCTGGGGAGACGACATCGCCGCCGCGCGGGTGGGTGTTCCCGAACAACGGCCGGCCGCTGAGGATCGGCGTGCCGTACAGGACGACGCAGAAGCAGTTCGTGTCCAAGGACAGCGGCCCCGACGGCGCGAGCGGGTACTGCATCGACGTGTTCAAGGCCGCCGTGGCACTGCTCCCGTACCCTGTCCCCGTGTCCTTCATCCTCTTCGGCGACGGCGTCAAGAACCCCGACTACAGCGACCTCGTGAACAAGGTGGCGAACAATGTGTTCGACGCGGCGGTGGGCGACGTGTCCATCGTGACGAACCGGACGCGGGTGGTGGACTTCACGCAGCCGTACGTGGAGTCCGGGCTGGTGATCGTGTCGCCGGTGAAGGAGAAGAGCTCCAACGCGTGGGCCTTCCTCAAGCCCTTCACGCTGGGCATGTGGGCCGTCACCGGCGCCTTCTTCCTCTTCGTCGGCGCCGTCGTCTGGATTCTCGAGCACCGCTTCAACCCGGAGTTCCGCGGATCCCCACGCGAGCAGCTCGTCACCATTTTCTGGTTCAGCTTCTCAACAATGTTCTTCGCGCACA GGGAGAACACTGTGAGCTCGCTGGGTCGTTTCGTGCTCATCATCTGGCTGTTCGTGGTGCTCATCATCAACTCGAGCTACACGGCGAGCCTGACGTCCATCCTGACGGTGCAGCAGCTGTCGACGGGGATCCAGGGGCTGGACGGCCTCCTCGCCAGCGCCGACCCCATCGGCTACCAGGTTGGATCCTTCGCCAAGAGCTACATGATGCAGGAGCTCAACGTGCCGGAGTCCCGACTCAAGGAACTTGCCATCGACGACTACGCCACCAGCCTCCAGCTCGGCCCGCGCAACGGGGGCGTCGCTGCCATCGTGGACGAGCTGCCCTACGTCGACCTCTTCCTCTCCACCAACTGCCAGTTCAAGACCGTCGGACAAGAATTCACCAAGAGCGGATGGGGATTC GCGTTCCAGCGGGACTCACCTCTGGCGGTGGACCTGTCGACGGCGATCCTAACGCTGTCGGAGAACGGCGACCTGCAGCGGATCCACGACAAGTGGCTCAACCCGGGGCAGTGCGACTCGTCACAGGGCGGCGACGTGGCGGCCGACAGGCTCAACCTCAGCAGCTTCTGGGGactcttcctcatctccggcgtCGCCTGCTTCATTGCATTGGTCATCTTCTTCACCAGGATACTGTGCCAGTACGGCAAGTACAACCAGGGCGATGGCGAAGGTGGAACGCCGCCGGAGGAGTTCCCGGTGCGGCGGCCGGAGCGGCTGAGGAGCATCAGGGATCTGATAACGTTCGTGGACatgaaggaggaggaggccaagagGGCCATCAAAAGGAAGTCGAGCGACGACCGCCGGGACAGGTCCATCGCCAGCTCCGCCGGGGCATCCTCCTTCTCAGCATCCACGGTGTAG